A DNA window from Desertifilum tharense IPPAS B-1220 contains the following coding sequences:
- a CDS encoding fructosamine kinase family protein — translation MWTKIAERIAQATDRPFAIEQTRSVSGGCINQGYSLVGTDCTYFVKLNQASQLAMFEAEALGLSQMAQTQTIRVPQPICWGTADRSAYIVLEWLTFGRGSSSDWEAMGRQLAAMHRATPPDLPKATPFGWLQNNTIGSTPQVNDWTADWTSFWVKHRLGYQFQLAKRKGGDFPECDRLLAAIPELLAHHQPQPALVHGDLWSGNAAFTTDGEPVILDPATYVGDREVDMAMTELFGGFPAAFYRGYNETYPLDAEYQQRKTLYNLYHILNHFNLFGGGYGSQANRMIAEILRA, via the coding sequence ATGTGGACTAAGATCGCCGAACGAATTGCCCAAGCGACCGATCGACCCTTCGCAATTGAACAAACGCGATCGGTCAGCGGGGGGTGCATTAACCAAGGGTACTCCTTAGTGGGAACCGACTGTACTTATTTTGTGAAACTCAACCAGGCGTCGCAACTGGCGATGTTTGAGGCGGAAGCCTTGGGTTTATCTCAGATGGCGCAAACGCAGACGATCCGGGTTCCTCAGCCCATTTGTTGGGGAACGGCAGATCGATCCGCTTATATTGTCTTAGAGTGGTTAACCTTTGGTCGGGGAAGTTCCTCAGATTGGGAAGCAATGGGCCGCCAACTGGCCGCAATGCATCGCGCTACCCCTCCGGATCTGCCGAAAGCAACGCCTTTTGGTTGGTTGCAAAATAATACGATTGGATCGACGCCGCAGGTTAATGATTGGACGGCGGACTGGACAAGCTTTTGGGTGAAGCATCGTTTGGGGTATCAGTTCCAACTCGCCAAACGCAAGGGGGGAGATTTCCCAGAGTGCGATCGCCTTTTGGCCGCTATCCCGGAGTTATTGGCGCACCACCAGCCGCAACCGGCTTTAGTACATGGGGATTTGTGGTCGGGAAATGCGGCGTTTACAACAGATGGGGAGCCTGTGATTCTCGATCCGGCGACGTATGTAGGCGATCGCGAAGTCGATATGGCGATGACCGAGTTATTTGGGGGATTTCCCGCCGCTTTCTACCGAGGCTATAACGAAACTTATCCCCTCGATGCGGAATATCAGCAACGGAAAACCCTGTACAACCTCTATCACATCCTCAATCACTTTAATTTGTTTGGTGGCGGCTATGGCTCGCAGGCG